Sequence from the Saccharopolyspora pogona genome:
CGATAGAGGGCGTAGACCTCGGCACCCTGTAGCGCCATCCCTTGAACCAGGCTCGCTCCCAGTCCCCGGCTGCCGCCTACCACCACGGCGACCTGGTTGTCCAGAGCCCGCACTTGGGGGATAAGCTCGGTTAGCTGCGCTGGGTCGAGCTCTGCGGGCAGCTGCCGCACCAATACCGAAAGCTGCACCTGCCCGACCCCGCCTAGGGCGCCTGCGAGTTTCACCAGTCCAAACCGTCGGTCCACCGCGGTGACCTCGACACGACCAACGCCTTGCTCCAGATTCGGCGCGCCGTCCGGTAACACCGACAATCCAGTGATCATCGCCTCCCGTCCCGGGAGATGCATGCCTGCTACATAACTGGCCCAGGACAGCAACGTCACGTATTGGCCGATGTTTTCGCCCGCATCTGCCCCGTAACCGCGCAGCATTGCGTGAAGGTCTCCGACGTCGCCGCCAAAGGGGATCTCCAAAGTCAATCCCTCGGAGATCCGATCGATGGTCCACTGTGTTGGCCCGTCACCCAAGCTCTTCACGTCGGAGACGTTCGAGAGCTCTCGATCAACATGCTCGTCACCGACGTTCGCCAGGTCAATCTCGACCGCCAGGTTCTCCGCCGCCCAGACCTCGAACCGAGTCGCAGCCTCCGGCATCGTCACGGTGTACTCGGTGCCGGGCAGGACAGGGCCGTGAAAACGCGCCCGGAGCCAACGGTCGTTCGGCAGCTGAGCCGACTCGATCCACGTACCTAGCGCGTGCATCACCACCAACGCGCCGTGCGCGATAGGCTGAGGAAAACTCGTGCACCTGCGGACATACTGGACATCCGTGTGGAGCGGGTTGATGTCTCCACTGGCCTCCGCAAAGACCCTTACTTGTTCATCGCTAACTCGAAGACCCCGCTGACCGATTGACACTCCCATAGTTCCTCTCGTTTCGGTGATTGAGGTTCCTCCGTTAGCTCGGAGGCTTCCTAGCTTGGTCTGATGGACCTGACGGGAGTCATCCGTGGCAGCACCGATGAAGTACCCGACGAGCTGCGTGAGCGTGCGGTGCGTCTGTATCGGGAGTCGAATTCCAAGGCTGGTCGACGTGTGCAAGGATGCCTTGCTGGCCGCCACTCCCTTCCCTGAACCACGAGCGTCTGTGCCTCAGACGCCGGGCAAACCAAAGATCACCTTCGCCCCGACTAGTTCCAGGCTTTGGACCGGGGCTTGAGCGCCGGTTATCTGCCCGGTATACCTTGGTGAGGGGATGGACATCGAGAAAGCCTCCTAAGGAAGACCCATTAATGCGCTCAACGCCGGCGTACCCGGCAGTATCGGGTTGAGAAATGAGCGCCATTGGTCGCCGCTTCACGTGCAATTAACGGGATCGCGAGGAAACCTTGCAGGGAAGCCAGAGGTTTGGCCAAGGTGCTCCTTGTCTCCCTCCAGTAACGTTCTTCGGTATGCGGAAATCGGTCTACCCCAGGTGTGCGCTTGGGCCATTGATTCTGCCGCCAACGGGGCGAAATGCCGTCGGTCGCGATTGTGAGGCGAATTCTGTCGCTCTTTTCGTCAGAGATGATACAGTTTCCTCATGATTCTGCCCGAATGGACACTAATGCATGACCATTGGGACAGTTCAGCCGGCCGGGATCGTCAAAGCCGGTTTGGGATGGTCGCGGCCGCTATGGTGGCGGGATTTTGGTGCGGTCGGCGGCGACGCGTTGCGGAGTGCGGGTGGTCTGGGTGATGTCGGCCAGGTTTGGCAGGCCGAGTGCGGGGTTGCGCAAAGTGGCCATGGCCTGGGCGCCGGTTCCGGCGTAGGCGTTCTGGTCGTCCTGGCGGTGGACGGTGTCGCGAAACCCAGTGCGTTTTGTTCTCTATTTCCCTTGGATGGGGCGCGGCGTTCGGGGCGGGTTTGGTTGCCGGTCAGGTTGGTTGCGCCGTGCGCACTTCCTTGCTGATCCGGCTGCTGAGGTGGTCGAAGGTGCGCGGCGGATGCGGAGTACTTGTCCGGCACCGGGAAATCGATCCCGTCAGCGGGTGCGGCCCATATCGCCTGGCGTCCGAATCGGATGGCCTCGGCGTAGGTGGCCGAGCTATCACGGCACCCGACCTGGGCCCCGGGATGCTCGTTGCAGTCAGGCGGCCTGGGTTGCGGCCGACGGTCCGGTAACACGTCGACCGTCGATGGGTGACGGTGTCGATCAGCAAGGTCGCATACTTCGGCCGCGCCTGATCGCGAGATCATCGACACTGAGTACTGACACCGTCCCCGCTTCAGGGTTGGGCAGCGCGTGCACCAGTCTTAAAGATCTTTTGGTAATAGGGTGAGTCGCTATGGGTGATTCCCCTTGCCCGGTGGGACAATCGTGGCGTGCCGGACTCTTCACGATCAGCAGGCGGACACCACAAATCCCGCAGCAGCAAGAAAGTAGCTGCCCGCCGCGATTTTGAGGCGCTGCGGGAGCGGCGGATGCGGGCAGCGGAGATGTTCGACCGTGGCAAGCGACAGGTCGATGTGGTGGTGGAATTGGGGTCTCGGCGCAGACCGCCTCCCGGTGGCACCAGGCGTGGTCCGCAGGTGGCCGGCAGGCACTGGCCGGGGCTGGTCGCGCCGGGCGGATGCCCAAGCTGTCCGACGACCAGGTGGCCGAGGTGACGGACGTGCTCACCCAGGGACCGCAGGCAGGCGGGTTCGACACCGACATGTGGACGCTGACACGGGTCGCCGACGTGATCGAAAGGGTCAGCGGGGTGCGGTACTCGACCACCCAGACCTGGACGATCCTGCGCGAGCGGCTGGGCTGGAGCAGGCAGCGCCCGGCCCGGCGCGCGGTCGAACGCGACGATGAGGCCATCAACAGGTGGGTGAAAACGAGTGGCCGCGCATAAAAAAAGCGCCCTGCGCCGGGGAGCCGTAATCTGCTTTCAGGACGAGAGCGGGTTCTCGCTGCTGCCAGTGGTGAGGGCTACCTGGGCGCCGCGTGGCCAGACCCCGGTGCTGACCCACCGATTTTCCTGGAAGCGGATGTCGATGGCCGGTGTGCTGGTCTATCAGCCCGACCGCAGCCAGCCCACGTTCGTGTTCCAGACCAGGCACGGTGCCTACAACACCGCCTCGCTGATCGAGTTCCTCGCCGACCTGCGGGAGCATCTGGGCGGTCAACCGGTCACGTTGATCTGGGATGGGCTGCCCGCACATCGGTCGGCGGATATGACGGCATGGCCGGCCACCCAGCGGCGGTGGTTGCGCGTCGAACCGTTGCCCGGTTACGCCCGTGATCTCAACCCGATGGAAATGGTGTGGGGCAACGTGAAAGCGGTCGAGTTGGCCAACCTGTGTCCGGACACTTTGGACGAGGCCCAGGCTGCCGCACTGACCGGCTTGGAGCGGGTGGGCAGCAGCTAGAATCGAAAAGGGAATGCGCACATGTTCGCGTGGGCAGTCCGTTCACGTAGTCTCAGCTGAAACGGACCCGCGAAATCCTGTGATGCACCAGCGTCGCAGGATTTCGCCTGTGCACCCGTAGGAAGCTGTTCGGCCAGCGGCTGCTGATTTGCCTCATCGGTGACAGGCTCCTGTTTCGGCCGTCATCGGTCCTTCCCGCTAAGCAGCCAGC
This genomic interval carries:
- a CDS encoding winged helix-turn-helix domain-containing protein; protein product: MGVSAQTASRWHQAWSAGGRQALAGAGRAGRMPKLSDDQVAEVTDVLTQGPQAGGFDTDMWTLTRVADVIERVSGVRYSTTQTWTILRERLGWSRQRPARRAVERDDEAINRWVKTSGRA
- a CDS encoding transposase yields the protein MAAHKKSALRRGAVICFQDESGFSLLPVVRATWAPRGQTPVLTHRFSWKRMSMAGVLVYQPDRSQPTFVFQTRHGAYNTASLIEFLADLREHLGGQPVTLIWDGLPAHRSADMTAWPATQRRWLRVEPLPGYARDLNPMEMVWGNVKAVELANLCPDTLDEAQAAALTGLERVGSS